The stretch of DNA ACTCGTGGAAACGGCGCGGGCGCCTGGCCCGGCACGAAGCGGTTGGCTGGCGGCGCGGCGCGTCTGTCTCGCGTTCGCGGCCGCCGGCCGGTGCGCCGCGCGGTTCGCGGCGGATGATGCGGTGTGGCTGTTACGGTGAAGCTGGCGGGTCATGCGCTCCGCCGCGCGGCGGCCCGGAGCGTCAAGCGTCAGCTACCGGACTTGCACGGAAACGCCCTGCCGAGGCCCAGCGACACCGCGGTGCTCGCATTGTAGCCCGCGACGTTCGGATTCTCCGCGATGTACTTGCGGACCGCGTCGGTCAACTGCGCGGAACGGGCGTCCGGCGGCAGGCAGAAATACTGGCCGACGCGTGGGCCGGTCGTGCCGCCGATCGCGTCGATCGTGTTGAACACGCCGTCCGCCGCGCCTTCGACGTAGGCCGCGCACGCCGCGCGCGACGCGACGTCGGTTTTCATGCAAAGCCGGTTCAGGTCGGACGCCGTGAACGCGAACGCCGAAACCGGCAACGCGAATGCGGCCGCGCAAAGCAAAGCCCGTAGCATGAACTCTCCCCTTTCGATACGTATGGTCCGGAGCGGCGCGATCGTTCGATCGGCATCAAGCGGCCCGCCCCGGCGGCAATCTGGTTATTTTGCACCGTTTTGCGGCGCTGCCGCACCGGCGTCCGCCGGCACGCCCATCCGCGCGGACAGCCCCTTGATCACGTCCGGCGCGCGGTAGTGCTTCGCGAAGTCGAGCGCGTTCAGGCCGATCTGGTTCTTCACGTTCAGGTCCGCGCCGTTGTCCAGCAGGATCTTCACGGTCGTCACGTGGTTGCCGCGCGCGGCCATCATCAGCGGCGTCGTGCCGTTCGGCGAACCGGCATCGACGTAGGCCGAGTTGTCGAGCAGCAATTGCACGATGTCGTCGTTGCCGTTCGACGCCGCGTAGTGCAGCGGCGCCCAGCCCTTCTTGTTCACTTCGGCGTCCTTCGAGATCAGCAGCTTCACGAGGTCGATGTCGCCGTTCAGCGCGGCGAGCATCATCGCGTTCTCGCCCGCGCGGTCCTCGGCCTCGATGTTCGTCTTCGGGTTCGCGACCAGCAGCGCGGCGACCTTGTCCGATTTCTCGCGCGCGGCCAGCACGAGGAGCGGCATGCCCTGTTCGTCGGTCGCGTTCGGGTCCATTCCGCCCGCGAGGTCCTTCGACACGGCCCGGTCGTCGTCGAACTTGACCGCCTTCACGAGCGAGTCGAGCGACGCCGCGTGCGCGGGAGCCGCCGCGAACAGCGCGCCAGCGAGGCCGAGCGCGACCGACGCGGCGAGCGCGCGGCGCATGAAACCGGAGCGGGAAGCCGAAGCAGCGGCGGAATGCGGAATCATCTTCATATTTTGCCTTAACTCTATACCGTATTATGCTGAATTCAAAAGATTATTGGCAGCAGACGGTTACGCGCGCACCGGCGCCGGGATCCTGAACAGCCGGAAAAAGTTCTGCGTCGTCGCATCCGCGAGTTCGGCGTCGGTGAGGGCGCGCTGCTGCGCAATGAATCTTCCGACATAGCTGACGTACGCAGGTTCATTGGGCTTGCCGCGATACGGAACCGGCGCAAGGTACGGCGAATCGGTTTCGATCAGCAGCCGGTCGAGCGGCACGCGGCGCGCGACGTCCTGCACGTCGGTCGCGCTCTTGAACGTAACGATCCCGGACAGCGAAATGTAGAAGTTCTGCGCGAGCGCCCGTTCGGCGATCGGCCACGGCTCGGTGAAGCAGTGCATCACGCCGCCCGGCACGCCCGCGCGCTCCTCGTCCATGATCCGCAGCGTGTCGTCCGACGCCGCGCGCGTGTGGATGATGAGCGGCTTCGACGTCGCGTGCGCGGCGCGGATGTGGGTGCGAAAACGCTCGCGCTGCCACTCCATGTCCGCGATCGTGCGCTCGCCGAGCCGGTAATAGTCGAGCCCCGTCTCGCCGATCGCGACGACCTTCGGATGCGCGGCCAGTTCGACCAGCTCCGCGACGGACGGCT from Paraburkholderia caballeronis encodes:
- a CDS encoding ankyrin repeat domain-containing protein, whose product is MIPHSAAASASRSGFMRRALAASVALGLAGALFAAAPAHAASLDSLVKAVKFDDDRAVSKDLAGGMDPNATDEQGMPLLVLAAREKSDKVAALLVANPKTNIEAEDRAGENAMMLAALNGDIDLVKLLISKDAEVNKKGWAPLHYAASNGNDDIVQLLLDNSAYVDAGSPNGTTPLMMAARGNHVTTVKILLDNGADLNVKNQIGLNALDFAKHYRAPDVIKGLSARMGVPADAGAAAPQNGAK
- a CDS encoding TatD family hydrolase, with the protein product MFVDSHCHINFEGLADRLPQVLDNMRSHSVTHALCVSVDLETLPSVLDIAARYDNVYASVGVHPDHEDAQEPSVAELVELAAHPKVVAIGETGLDYYRLGERTIADMEWQRERFRTHIRAAHATSKPLIIHTRAASDDTLRIMDEERAGVPGGVMHCFTEPWPIAERALAQNFYISLSGIVTFKSATDVQDVARRVPLDRLLIETDSPYLAPVPYRGKPNEPAYVSYVGRFIAQQRALTDAELADATTQNFFRLFRIPAPVRA
- a CDS encoding Rap1a/Tai family immunity protein; the protein is MLRALLCAAAFALPVSAFAFTASDLNRLCMKTDVASRAACAAYVEGAADGVFNTIDAIGGTTGPRVGQYFCLPPDARSAQLTDAVRKYIAENPNVAGYNASTAVSLGLGRAFPCKSGS